Below is a window of Fervidobacterium pennivorans DSM 9078 DNA.
CAGAATAATCGTATTTATGAACATGCCCAGAAAAGGTAAAAATAACATCGTATTTGGATATTAGATCGATTATTTTCCAACCATCGTCCGTGTATGTTACAGGTCCACCCAACGGATGGTGTGAAAGTAGTATTACCTGTTTACCTTTCGCTCTGGCTCTCTCTAGCTCTTTTTCCAACCAATTTATTTGAGCTTTTCCAATATGACCACCGTGTTGGAAATACATTGTGGTGTCGATACCCAAAAAAATAAAGTTACCAACTTCCTTGGAAAAAACTTCGTAAAGACCTTTCGAAAAATTGTCCGAATTTTCCAACACCTTACTCTTCCTTACCACATAGCTCCAACGCACGTCATGGTTCCCCAAAAGAGAACTATATGGAATTTGTGCTTTTTCAATTATAGATAGCGCATTTTTTAATCCTTTAAATTCTTCATCACTTCCCATCTCGGTTAAATCTCCAAGTAAGAACACATGCTGTGGCTTAATCTCTGTTATTTTGTTTAGCAAACTTTCTATGGTTTTTTGTTTGTACGGAAAGTGCAAATCCGTCAGCAAAATAACGTATCCTTGGTGCGAGAAGAACGGATAAGATTTTACATTTCCATCTTGGCTAAGAAGTAGCTTTGGAGTAAACACAACAAAAACCAAACACAAAAACACTAAAATTCTTATATTTTTGCTTTTCAACTTCCAGGCCCCCTATTTTTTGAGATTTTTACAATTTCATTTCTGAAAATTCCCGCCGTTGCGGTGGGATGGCTTCCAGAATCTTATTCTTTTCACTGCTTCTTAGCTTGGTAATAGCATCTTTTCGGAGATTCAATTTTGCCTTCCTTTTTCAGTGACTTTATCGCTTTATCAACATCTTCTTTTGAAAGTCCAGCTCTTTCCGCAATGTCACCCGGTCTTAAAGGCTTGTCTGATTCCATGAGAACTTTGAAAACCAGCTCCTTCTTATCCATCGGTGTATCCCCCCTAAATATAAAGTGAACCTACTTTAAATTGATACGTGGTATAATTATTATAGCACAAATGCCAAGGGAGTGACTGGTCTGAAAAAAGTAAAGGAGAGAGAAACTATGACTGCGAAAGATATTAAACCAAAATTAGTTGTTAGCAGATGTTTTTTTGAGCACACAAGATACGATGGTGGAATCATCTCGAGTGAAATTGTAAGAAAGCTTGAAAAATACTGTGACTTTATAAAAGTTTGTCCAGAAGTTGAGATAGGCTTACCAGTTCCCAGAGAACCTATAGATGTATTTCTTATAAAGAACGAACTGAGACTTATGAACAAAACAATGTCAGAAGACCTTACGGACAAGATGGTTTATTTCAGTCATAAATTCACCGATAGTCTGCCAAACGACATCGATGGAATGATACTAAAATCCAAGTCTCCATCCTGTGGCTTAAACGATGCAAAATTGTATGGAGAAAACGGGAGAGTTATTTCAAAAACACCAGGTTTGTTTGCAAAAGTGATGCTAGAAAGATTCCCGCATCTTGCCATTGAAAGTGAAATGAGACTTACAAACGATAAGCTGAGATTTGAGTTTCTCACATTCATTTTTACACATGCACGTTTTAGAAAGGTTAATAGCAAGGAAGAACTTGTTGAATTTCATTCAAGGAATAAGTATTTATTAATGGCAAAAAACGAGAAAGCAATGCGTGATATGGGAAAATTGGTTGCACAAAAGGGTTTTGATGACACTATAAAAATTGCATACGAACAACTGCTCGTAAAGGCATTGAAAACACCTTTGAAAGTGCCAAAGGTCATTAATACACTCCTGCATCTATATGGTTATTTCAAAGACAAGTTATCATTGCAAGAAAAAGCGTATTTTATGGATTTGTTAGAAGACTACAAAAACCATATTGTAAACTTACAAACTTTACTAGCAATCCTAAAATCTTGGGCTATACGGTATTCCGTTGATTATGTCTTGGATCAAACATTTTTCGAACCATATCCCAAGGAATTGGACCAACTGAAACTCGAAAGAGAAGTAACTGAGAGGTGAGATAAGGCGAATGGGAGTTGCTGTTAGCACATTTTCACGTTTAATGTACACACTCTTAAAGGTTATGAGATTTTCGAACATCGTTGAAAAGAAAATAAGGGAAAACAACTTTAATAAATCTCCAGCACCACCAAAGAAATCTATCTATAGAATAGCTGATGTTTCTCTTTCGCATATCTTAGAGAGACAGGTTTGGGAAATCAAAACAAAGAATTCAAGACCAGAAACAGTGGTCATCTTCCTACACGGTGGAGCGTACGTTGCAAATATATCTAAGATGCATTGGCGTGTTGTTCAGAAAATAGTTGAAATGATTCATCCAATAATTTATGTACCAGATTATCCTATCGCTCCAGAATCAAATTGGGAAGATACTTATAAATTCATGGATGAGTTATATTGCAAAGTGCAAGAAAAATATGAAGATAAGAAAATCGTTTTTATAGGCGATTCAGCTGGTGGAGGACTGGCTCTTGGGTTTGCACAAAAATTGAGAGATGAAGGCAAGAATTTGCCAAACCACATTGTTCTTTTCTCTCCGTGGCTTGATTTAAATATGAACAATCCTGAACTTAAGGAATACGAGAAAAAAGATGTGATCTTAACTATACGAGGTTTAAAATCTGCCGCTCAAAAATATGCCGCAGGTGCAGATTTAAAAAACCCTTATCTCAGCCCCATCTATGGCGATTTCTCAAAGCTTTGCCCAATAACTGTCTTTACAGGAACAAATGATTTACTGCATCCAGACTCTAAAAAATTACGGGAGGTATGTACGTCTCAAAACCTCCCGCTGAATTATTTTGAATATCCTGGAATGTTCCACGACTGGGTAGTCTTCACGTTCCTACCTGAATCAAAAGATGCACTTAAAAAAGTAAAAGAAATATTAGTAACGGGGGTGAAATTTTAGTAGTTATTCCAAACGAATCTAATTATCTCATCCTGGTACTGCATGACAACGTACGTTGGAATGACAAAGTTGTTGACCATTATGGCGAATGCTACTTTTCTACCAGTCTTTGTAATCATTATCCCTGCTATGTTGGAAACTTTCTGCAAGGTTCCAGTCTTCGCATACAACGTTATATCCCCAAGCCTCCCTTGCATCGTACCCTCTGTTCCTGATCTCGCTAAAGTTGATATGAACCCGTTAAGGCCACCGTGGTTTTTGTACGCGTAAACTAACGTTTGTGCAACCATGTATGGTGTAGCAAGATTGTAAGTTGACAAACCTGAAGCGTCGTTCAACTTGAAAGGATAATATTCTCCGAAAAGTTTCTTGTAAAAGTCATTCATCACTTTGAGTGAATTGTAAATACTTCCCAATCCGTAGACTCTTAGACCCACGGTTCTCAATATTTGTTCAGCGTAAGAGTTGCTACTGTACTTGTTTGCAACCGATATAAGGTTCTTTAAAGGGGCGGATTTAATGACTATGAATTCTCTATAGTCATTTCTTAACTTGCCTATTTTAACTGTACCGTAAACTTTGATTCCGTAATCATTGAGGATCTTCCTAACGTTAAACCCAAAATTCAACGCCACGGCGTTAATATCGTATGGGTTAAATGTATTAGGATTTTCTTTAAGCACAAGTGCATCAATACTTGGGTTTTTGTAATCCCACTCCCAACCGATACCCCATCTTTCATTTGAGAAAAAGGAATTATCAATAACAATATCACCTTCGATTTCTTTAACACCTTCTATTATGAACTTTTTAAAATTTTCACTGAGTATTTCAACACTCATCGAAGGATCTCCGTTGCCTTTTATGACGATATCTCCCCTAATCCTTGGTGAAATGTTACCACGTGGGACATAAACTGTGGTGGTGTAGCGGAACTCAGGTCCAAGCACTTCCCAAGCCACAAGTGTGGAAAACAGTTTTGTCAACGAAGCGGGAATAAAAAGATTATGCTCATTATAGTGAACGAGCGTACTACCATTGTCTGCATCAGCAAAATATACACCGACAAACCCACCTTGTGGTACTTTTGATGTTATAAGTGAATAAATGTCTTGTGATAAACAGAAGGAAGGAAAAAGTAAAAACGACAACAATAAAAATAAGAGAAAGGAACCGGAGTTTTTAATTTCTTTACTCAACAATTTGATGGATGCTCTGGACACCGATTACTTTGCCTCCCATATCAACATACAAAGTATCTTCTGTAATTTTTAAAACAGTTCCTTCAACAATCTGTTCATCAACTTTTATCTTAATCCTATCTCCTTCTCTTGGGACTAAGTATTTCTTCCAGAGTTTTGTAATGTTCTCAGTTTCATTTCTGTAACTTATCAATAAGTTCCACGCATGTTTGTTAATGGCATCAAGTAAGTAAGTGATTTTTACCTTTTTCTTCAGAATATCTTTTAATGAGATTGCAATATCTTTCAAATCATCTGGAATGTCATTGTTCACGTTGATTCCTATACCTACAATTATCGCAACTACTCTGTCGTTAACAGAAACAGCTTCTGAGAGTATGCCCGCAAGTTTTTTACCATTGTAATATATGTCATTGGGCCACTTTATGTAAGCCTTCACTTTCAACTTTTTTAATACTTCCACAATGGCTATAGAAAATACTTTTGTGTATACATGAAGGCCTATGTGCACCTTCGGTTTAAAGAGAACCGAGTACCAAAGTCCACCTTCTGGAGAATACCACGTTCTTCCCATTCTACCTTTGCCAGCTGTTTGCTTAATGGCAACTACTATAGCTCCATCGTGAAAAGACTTATAGTTCCTTTTCAAAAACTCGTTGGTGCTATCGACCTCGTAAAGTACTTCTATCTCTTCTCCTATCATCTCTACACTCAGCTCCCTTTATCCGTTTTCCAGCAAATATACCTGTAAAACTATAATGCTTTCCTTCTCAAAAACTCTTTCAACCTGTGTCTCAAGAAAATTGCGGAAAAAATTAAATAAACCACTGCGCCAAAAATTGTGGATGGAATCACCCAAATACGTCTTGAAGAAATATTAGAAAAGAAATAAGTCGCTACCCCCATGATAAATGCAGACAAGATAATGTACAAATCATCTTTTTCGAAAAGCTTTTTGTTTTGTTCGTTTATCAAAAGGTACAGAAATCCTACTATTCCTGCAACACTTGTAGCTAACGCGACGCCAACTGGTCCATACTTCAAGCCAACAAGAAGGTCCATCACTACATTCGATACAGCAACTATCGTTGTTGCTTTCAAAGGTGTTTTCATATCTTTCATTGCGTGGCGCGCACGTGTCATCGTTGAATACATACCATAGAAAGGTAGTCCTAAGACGTAAGCGTTTAGTACTTGAGCAGTAGTTCTGGTATCTTTCGCTGTAAATTGCCCATATTCGTAAAATAACCGAAGTATAGGTTCGTCGAGAACGATAAGACCGATTGTTGCAGGGACCGTGAAGAACAGTGTCGAAGTTATACCATGTTTTAAATGCTGAGTATAATTATCTCTATCGTTGCTGATTGTTGAGAGTATCACAGTTGCCACAGCCACTCCAAACAAACCATATGGGAGCATATAAAATCTTGATGCATATTGGAGATAGGAAACTCCACCGCCAAGTCCTCGACTGTAATAAGAAACCACGTTCGTGTCAACTATGCTGTTGATTTGAGAAATGGACATCGCTAAGAAACTGGGCCAAAATAGTTTTAAGAACTCGCCTGTGTATTTAAAAGTAAAACGGAGTTTGTGCCTTTTTAACGGATAAGCAAGCGCCAAGAATGCAGCGGCTTCTCCTATTAGAAAGCCCCAAGTAGGTCCGTAAATACCCAAACCTGGGACCAACATAAAGATTATAATTACGATATTTGGAATAATAGGTGTTAAAGCCGGATAAAAGAACTTACCACGCGTATTCTCAATAGAATATGTTATCGCCCACCAAAAGATGAAAAGTATCGAAGGAGCCGTTATCCTTGTCAGAACGCGTATAAGTTCTTTCGTTTTCGGTGCTGCACCTGAACTGAAAAGGTATACGACTATATCTGGGAATATCATGACCGCTGAAACTATAACTAATAAGACTATTGTAAAACTTGTTAGAACGGAAGATAAGAACTCATCTTTGTCTTTAGACTCACTGTAAAGTGGTACAAATGCAGAGGTCATCGCACCTTCACCAAAAACCCTTCGTAAGAAAAACGGGAACAAGATGGCTACGAAATATGCATCTGCTTGCCATGATGTTCCAAATTTTGAGGCCATGAGCATATCTCGGACAAGTCCTAAGACTCTTGACAAGAATGTCGCTATAGCGAATGCAAGGCTACTTAACATTACACTCAATTTTCGACAACCTCCAAAGATTAGGTCAGTTTACTTTGCGTAAGCTATTGAGCGTTTTTCCCTTATCACAACAACCTTAAGTACACCTGGATACTGTAATTCATTCTCTATTCTCGTTGCGATATCATGCGCCAATTTCTCGATTGTTGCATCATCGGTTTTCTCTGGCTGGACAATAACCCTAATCTCCCTACCCGCTTGTATTGCATAGGCATTTTCAACGTATTTATAACTCTTTGCTATCTCTTCAAGTTTCATCAA
It encodes the following:
- the murJ gene encoding murein biosynthesis integral membrane protein MurJ, with product MLSSLAFAIATFLSRVLGLVRDMLMASKFGTSWQADAYFVAILFPFFLRRVFGEGAMTSAFVPLYSESKDKDEFLSSVLTSFTIVLLVIVSAVMIFPDIVVYLFSSGAAPKTKELIRVLTRITAPSILFIFWWAITYSIENTRGKFFYPALTPIIPNIVIIIFMLVPGLGIYGPTWGFLIGEAAAFLALAYPLKRHKLRFTFKYTGEFLKLFWPSFLAMSISQINSIVDTNVVSYYSRGLGGGVSYLQYASRFYMLPYGLFGVAVATVILSTISNDRDNYTQHLKHGITSTLFFTVPATIGLIVLDEPILRLFYEYGQFTAKDTRTTAQVLNAYVLGLPFYGMYSTMTRARHAMKDMKTPLKATTIVAVSNVVMDLLVGLKYGPVGVALATSVAGIVGFLYLLINEQNKKLFEKDDLYIILSAFIMGVATYFFSNISSRRIWVIPSTIFGAVVYLIFSAIFLRHRLKEFLRRKAL
- a CDS encoding YbgA family protein; this translates as MTAKDIKPKLVVSRCFFEHTRYDGGIISSEIVRKLEKYCDFIKVCPEVEIGLPVPREPIDVFLIKNELRLMNKTMSEDLTDKMVYFSHKFTDSLPNDIDGMILKSKSPSCGLNDAKLYGENGRVISKTPGLFAKVMLERFPHLAIESEMRLTNDKLRFEFLTFIFTHARFRKVNSKEELVEFHSRNKYLLMAKNEKAMRDMGKLVAQKGFDDTIKIAYEQLLVKALKTPLKVPKVINTLLHLYGYFKDKLSLQEKAYFMDLLEDYKNHIVNLQTLLAILKSWAIRYSVDYVLDQTFFEPYPKELDQLKLEREVTER
- a CDS encoding biotin--[acetyl-CoA-carboxylase] ligase produces the protein MIGEEIEVLYEVDSTNEFLKRNYKSFHDGAIVVAIKQTAGKGRMGRTWYSPEGGLWYSVLFKPKVHIGLHVYTKVFSIAIVEVLKKLKVKAYIKWPNDIYYNGKKLAGILSEAVSVNDRVVAIIVGIGINVNNDIPDDLKDIAISLKDILKKKVKITYLLDAINKHAWNLLISYRNETENITKLWKKYLVPREGDRIKIKVDEQIVEGTVLKITEDTLYVDMGGKVIGVQSIHQIVE
- a CDS encoding alpha/beta hydrolase fold domain-containing protein, which gives rise to MGVAVSTFSRLMYTLLKVMRFSNIVEKKIRENNFNKSPAPPKKSIYRIADVSLSHILERQVWEIKTKNSRPETVVIFLHGGAYVANISKMHWRVVQKIVEMIHPIIYVPDYPIAPESNWEDTYKFMDELYCKVQEKYEDKKIVFIGDSAGGGLALGFAQKLRDEGKNLPNHIVLFSPWLDLNMNNPELKEYEKKDVILTIRGLKSAAQKYAAGADLKNPYLSPIYGDFSKLCPITVFTGTNDLLHPDSKKLREVCTSQNLPLNYFEYPGMFHDWVVFTFLPESKDALKKVKEILVTGVKF
- a CDS encoding HTH domain-containing protein → MDKKELVFKVLMESDKPLRPGDIAERAGLSKEDVDKAIKSLKKEGKIESPKRCYYQAKKQ
- a CDS encoding D-alanyl-D-alanine carboxypeptidase/D-alanyl-D-alanine-endopeptidase — translated: MSRASIKLLSKEIKNSGSFLLFLLLSFLLFPSFCLSQDIYSLITSKVPQGGFVGVYFADADNGSTLVHYNEHNLFIPASLTKLFSTLVAWEVLGPEFRYTTTVYVPRGNISPRIRGDIVIKGNGDPSMSVEILSENFKKFIIEGVKEIEGDIVIDNSFFSNERWGIGWEWDYKNPSIDALVLKENPNTFNPYDINAVALNFGFNVRKILNDYGIKVYGTVKIGKLRNDYREFIVIKSAPLKNLISVANKYSSNSYAEQILRTVGLRVYGLGSIYNSLKVMNDFYKKLFGEYYPFKLNDASGLSTYNLATPYMVAQTLVYAYKNHGGLNGFISTLARSGTEGTMQGRLGDITLYAKTGTLQKVSNIAGIMITKTGRKVAFAIMVNNFVIPTYVVMQYQDEIIRFVWNNY